A single region of the Austwickia chelonae genome encodes:
- the nudC gene encoding NAD(+) diphosphatase, producing the protein MNGPSTHPFPVPVRPLWMQYAQWPRRGEQRLDAGLVSRLLDDPETLVCDLAGQSACVEEDSGALRWRSPSRDDRESREEMIWLGGEPGRLARCRAATGTGVWRPWREAMAGLGQVDAEAVSIALALGRWHRLNPFCPACAGGTERVAAGWMRSCPGCGAEYYPRTDPVVIMAVLDADDRICLVRGHRWSSAVGMSCPAGFVDAAESLEDAVIREVDEELGLTVVSVAYAGSQPWPAVSQLMVAMVARVEDPELTIDPAEVVAARWFSRAELLEALRAGEVTLPVSFAAGRWLVEGWLGERVPDEFSTVYSRLD; encoded by the coding sequence GTGAATGGTCCGTCGACGCATCCGTTTCCGGTTCCCGTCCGTCCGCTGTGGATGCAGTATGCGCAGTGGCCCCGACGGGGAGAGCAACGTCTCGATGCCGGCCTGGTGTCCCGGCTGCTGGACGACCCGGAGACCTTGGTCTGTGATCTGGCGGGTCAGTCGGCCTGTGTGGAGGAGGACAGCGGTGCCCTGCGCTGGCGTTCGCCGAGCCGGGACGACCGAGAATCCCGCGAGGAGATGATCTGGCTGGGCGGAGAGCCCGGCCGGCTGGCCCGCTGCCGAGCTGCGACCGGCACGGGGGTGTGGCGTCCTTGGCGTGAAGCGATGGCCGGGCTGGGCCAGGTCGATGCGGAGGCGGTGTCGATCGCGCTGGCTCTGGGTCGCTGGCATCGGCTGAACCCCTTCTGCCCGGCCTGCGCGGGTGGCACCGAGCGGGTGGCTGCGGGGTGGATGCGTTCCTGCCCGGGGTGTGGGGCCGAGTATTACCCGCGGACTGATCCGGTGGTGATCATGGCGGTGCTCGACGCGGACGACCGGATCTGCCTGGTGCGGGGGCACCGTTGGTCCTCAGCGGTCGGGATGTCTTGCCCGGCGGGTTTCGTCGATGCGGCGGAGTCCTTGGAGGACGCGGTGATCCGGGAGGTCGACGAGGAGCTGGGACTGACGGTGGTCTCGGTGGCCTATGCGGGGAGTCAGCCCTGGCCTGCGGTGTCGCAGCTGATGGTGGCGATGGTGGCCCGGGTCGAGGACCCTGAGCTGACCATCGATCCGGCGGAGGTCGTGGCCGCGCGTTGGTTCAGCAGGGCGGAGCTTCTCGAGGCGTTACGTGCGGGAGAGGTGACGTTGCCGGTGTCCTTCGCTGCTGGGCGTTGGCTGGTCGAGGGCTGGCTCGGCGAGCGGGTTCCTGACGAGTTCTCCACGGTGTACAGCAGGCTGGACTGA
- the epsC gene encoding serine O-acetyltransferase EpsC: protein MSVTWPVRVPGVLARAKASVLEDLEAAVARDPAATGRVQMALVSPGLHAVWGHRIAHRMWQHDRGRLPARLLSQWTRARTGIEIHPGASIGRRFFIDHGMGVVIGETAQIGDDVMMYHAVTLGGRTLAKGKRHPTVGDNVTLGAGARVLGPVFVGDGAQIGANSVVVKDVPPNHVATGVPARYRQRELTSAEDPYEAMFTEPELWI from the coding sequence ATGAGTGTCACCTGGCCCGTTCGGGTTCCCGGTGTCCTGGCACGAGCGAAGGCCTCGGTGCTGGAGGACCTGGAAGCAGCTGTGGCCAGGGACCCGGCAGCGACCGGGCGTGTTCAGATGGCCCTGGTCAGCCCGGGGCTCCACGCCGTGTGGGGGCATCGGATCGCTCATCGGATGTGGCAGCACGATCGTGGACGGCTTCCGGCCAGGCTGCTCTCCCAGTGGACCCGTGCCCGTACCGGTATCGAGATCCACCCTGGGGCCAGCATCGGTCGGCGTTTCTTCATCGATCACGGAATGGGGGTCGTCATCGGGGAGACCGCGCAGATCGGTGACGACGTGATGATGTACCACGCCGTGACTCTCGGGGGGCGGACCCTGGCCAAGGGGAAACGTCATCCGACTGTCGGTGACAACGTGACTCTCGGGGCGGGGGCTCGGGTCCTCGGGCCGGTCTTCGTCGGTGATGGTGCTCAGATCGGAGCGAATTCGGTCGTGGTCAAAGATGTTCCACCGAATCACGTCGCCACGGGGGTGCCTGCTCGGTATCGGCAGCGTGAACTCACCTCTGCGGAGGATCCGTACGAGGCGATGTTCACCGAGCCGGAGCTGTGGATCTGA
- the cysK gene encoding cysteine synthase A, with protein MPVYDDVTAIVGRTPLVRINRIIGSEATVLAKAEFANPAGSVKDRIAIAIVDAAEAGGDLRPGGTIVEATSGNTGIALAMVGAARGYRVVLTMPDTMSKERRALLRAFGAELELTPGSSGMKGAVDRAHEIAAGDNAILASQFANPANPAAHQETTGPEIWSDTEGDVDILVAGVGTGGTVSGAGRYLKSQNPDLRVIAVEPAESPILSGGQPGPHKIQGMGANFVPDNFDREVVDEVLTVDASTAVAWARQAATREGLLIGISAGANLAAAAQVAARPENAGKTIVTVLCDTGERYLSTILFEGLTD; from the coding sequence ATGCCTGTGTACGACGATGTGACCGCCATCGTGGGGCGCACACCCCTCGTCCGTATCAACCGCATCATCGGCAGCGAGGCCACTGTGCTCGCAAAAGCCGAATTCGCTAATCCCGCAGGGTCGGTCAAGGACCGCATCGCGATCGCGATCGTCGATGCCGCCGAAGCCGGTGGCGACCTCCGACCGGGCGGCACCATCGTCGAGGCCACCAGCGGCAACACCGGTATCGCCCTCGCGATGGTCGGGGCAGCCCGCGGCTACCGGGTCGTGCTCACCATGCCCGACACCATGAGCAAGGAGCGTCGCGCACTGCTACGCGCTTTCGGGGCGGAGCTCGAGCTCACACCCGGCTCGTCCGGCATGAAGGGGGCCGTCGACCGGGCTCACGAGATCGCCGCCGGTGACAACGCCATTCTGGCCAGCCAGTTCGCGAACCCGGCGAACCCCGCTGCCCACCAAGAGACCACCGGCCCCGAGATCTGGTCCGACACCGAGGGAGATGTCGACATCCTGGTCGCGGGTGTCGGCACCGGCGGCACGGTCTCCGGCGCCGGCCGTTACCTCAAGTCGCAGAACCCCGACCTGCGGGTGATCGCTGTCGAACCAGCTGAATCACCGATTCTTTCCGGCGGCCAGCCCGGCCCGCACAAGATCCAGGGGATGGGCGCCAACTTCGTGCCCGACAACTTCGACCGTGAGGTCGTCGACGAGGTTCTCACCGTCGACGCCTCGACCGCGGTCGCCTGGGCGCGTCAAGCCGCCACTCGCGAGGGCCTGCTCATCGGGATCTCCGCCGGAGCGAACCTGGCTGCTGCTGCTCAGGTAGCAGCCCGGCCGGAGAACGCGGGGAAGACGATCGTCACCGTCCTGTGCGACACCGGTGAGCGCTACCTGTCGACGATCCTTTTCGAAGGTCTCACCGATTGA
- a CDS encoding (Fe-S)-binding protein — translation MSALQATAIILCLVVPTIGWILLFRQAWRFSKVFRMGTADPLRTDRPAYRTWTVAKEFFGHTRMSRLPVVSIAHWFTALSFFLLFSTLVNAFFQLIWPEFRLPIVGHFPPFEWLIELFSWGGLIGIVTLSVIRQKNHPRRYQDSRGRRSRFFGSSWWQAYYVEATILGVTICILLLRTLEARMVQLTHPEESLVLHFPLTGWMAGIWGHLPLPMVYEAVYIFAMLKILISFAWMITISLQPTMGVAWHRFLAFFNIWFKREASGRTALGDVRPMLTPAGKPMTLEDIEAMGDEESDQSEGEGHEPRLGVGKAEDFSWKSLMDFTTCTECGRCQSQCPAWNTEKPLSPKLLVMTLRDHAHAKAPWVMATEDERREQPKHLKRLAEIPLVGTTGYEADHPAGAYDALGPDAIIDNDVLWSCTSCGACVEQCPVDIEHVDSIVDMRRHQVLIESAFPGELSGLFKNMEGKGNPWGMSPTARLDWAKGLPFDVPIIGQDVEDLTEVDYLFWVGCAGAYEDRAKKTTRAVAELLHTAGIRFAVLGNGESCTGDSARRAGNEILFQMLAAQNIDVLDEAKATRIVVTCAHCFNTLRNEYPSLGGDYEVIHHTQLLNRLVRDKKLVPVARPGAANTSDVASTGRSVTYHDPCYLGRHNHVYAPPRELLGALPGVDYKEMARSKEKSFCCGAGGARMWMEEQLGSRINENRTAEAVATGAERIAIGCPFCRVMLSDGLNSQKESGAAADEVEVVDIAQMLLAAVRTPAPATPETSSTTKSPDEDTAVSPGPRTAVEHTEEEAAQAPVGDAPDTVDRPAASAPKGKMSAAEALALMGGGVAAQPAAKQDKPVEEAKPVEQAKPTEKPAPTGATAPPPEKPASMPKGKMSAAEALALMGGGTAAETESASAPTPAPAPAPAPAPAPAEAPSLPPAAAPPVSSETWAVLREKLGDRRSMPASEALSLLGRAPAAAPATPSEAAGDVKPETPEPKTPTPPATEPVPAADSAAWRKVQERLGDRRSMPASEALAVLRGE, via the coding sequence ATGTCAGCGCTGCAAGCCACGGCGATCATTCTCTGTCTCGTCGTTCCCACCATCGGGTGGATACTTCTGTTCCGACAGGCCTGGCGATTCAGCAAGGTCTTTCGCATGGGGACGGCAGACCCCCTCCGCACCGACCGGCCCGCATATCGCACATGGACAGTGGCCAAAGAATTCTTCGGCCACACCAGAATGTCCCGTCTCCCGGTCGTCTCCATCGCGCACTGGTTCACCGCGCTGAGCTTCTTCCTGCTCTTCTCCACACTCGTCAACGCCTTCTTCCAGCTCATCTGGCCAGAATTCAGGCTGCCGATCGTGGGCCACTTCCCACCCTTCGAATGGCTCATCGAGTTGTTCAGCTGGGGCGGCCTCATCGGCATTGTCACCCTTAGCGTCATCCGACAGAAGAACCACCCCCGTCGCTATCAGGACAGCCGTGGACGACGCAGCCGGTTCTTCGGATCTTCCTGGTGGCAGGCCTACTACGTCGAAGCGACCATCCTCGGCGTCACGATCTGCATCCTGCTGCTGCGCACCCTCGAAGCCCGCATGGTGCAGCTCACCCACCCCGAAGAATCACTCGTCCTGCATTTCCCTCTCACCGGTTGGATGGCCGGCATATGGGGCCATCTACCACTCCCGATGGTGTACGAAGCCGTCTACATCTTCGCGATGTTGAAGATCCTGATCTCCTTCGCCTGGATGATCACCATCTCGCTGCAACCCACCATGGGCGTCGCCTGGCACCGATTCCTTGCTTTCTTCAACATCTGGTTCAAACGTGAAGCCAGTGGACGCACGGCGCTAGGTGATGTCCGCCCCATGCTTACCCCCGCCGGAAAACCGATGACCCTTGAGGACATCGAAGCGATGGGCGACGAAGAATCAGACCAGTCCGAAGGCGAGGGCCATGAGCCCCGCCTCGGCGTCGGAAAAGCAGAAGACTTCTCCTGGAAATCCCTGATGGATTTCACGACGTGCACCGAATGCGGCCGCTGCCAAAGCCAATGTCCCGCCTGGAACACCGAGAAGCCGCTCTCCCCCAAGCTGCTCGTCATGACCCTGCGCGACCACGCCCATGCGAAAGCCCCCTGGGTCATGGCCACCGAGGACGAACGCCGCGAACAGCCAAAACACCTCAAACGACTCGCCGAGATCCCCCTCGTCGGCACCACCGGATACGAAGCCGACCACCCCGCAGGGGCCTATGACGCACTGGGCCCCGACGCCATCATCGACAACGACGTCCTCTGGTCCTGCACCAGCTGCGGCGCCTGCGTGGAACAGTGCCCCGTCGACATCGAACACGTCGACTCCATCGTCGACATGCGTCGCCACCAAGTGCTGATCGAATCCGCCTTCCCCGGCGAGCTCAGCGGCCTGTTCAAAAACATGGAAGGCAAAGGCAACCCCTGGGGGATGTCGCCCACGGCCCGCCTCGACTGGGCGAAGGGGCTCCCCTTCGACGTCCCGATCATCGGCCAGGACGTCGAAGACCTCACCGAGGTCGACTACCTCTTCTGGGTCGGCTGCGCCGGCGCCTACGAAGACCGCGCCAAGAAGACCACCCGCGCCGTCGCCGAACTCCTCCACACCGCAGGCATCCGCTTCGCCGTTCTCGGCAACGGCGAGAGCTGCACCGGCGACTCCGCCCGCCGCGCCGGCAACGAGATCCTCTTCCAGATGCTCGCCGCGCAGAACATCGACGTGCTCGATGAGGCCAAGGCCACCCGGATCGTCGTCACCTGCGCGCACTGCTTCAACACGCTGCGCAACGAATACCCTTCCCTCGGCGGCGACTACGAAGTGATCCACCACACCCAACTGCTGAACCGGCTCGTCCGCGACAAAAAACTCGTCCCGGTCGCCCGCCCCGGCGCCGCGAACACCTCCGACGTCGCCTCCACCGGACGCAGCGTCACCTATCACGACCCCTGCTACCTGGGACGCCACAACCACGTCTACGCCCCACCCCGCGAGCTGCTCGGCGCGCTCCCCGGCGTCGACTACAAAGAGATGGCCCGCTCCAAGGAGAAATCCTTCTGCTGCGGGGCAGGCGGCGCACGCATGTGGATGGAAGAACAGCTCGGCTCACGCATCAACGAGAACCGCACGGCCGAAGCTGTGGCCACCGGCGCCGAACGGATCGCCATCGGTTGTCCTTTCTGCCGGGTCATGTTGTCCGACGGGCTGAACAGCCAGAAAGAATCCGGAGCTGCTGCGGACGAGGTCGAGGTCGTCGACATCGCTCAGATGCTGCTCGCCGCAGTGCGGACACCCGCCCCGGCCACGCCGGAAACCTCCTCGACCACGAAGAGCCCGGACGAGGACACCGCTGTCTCCCCCGGTCCCCGCACCGCGGTGGAACATACCGAGGAAGAAGCCGCTCAAGCTCCGGTCGGAGACGCCCCGGACACCGTCGACCGCCCGGCGGCGAGTGCTCCCAAGGGGAAGATGTCGGCCGCCGAAGCCCTCGCCCTGATGGGCGGCGGCGTGGCAGCTCAACCTGCCGCCAAGCAGGACAAGCCTGTCGAGGAAGCCAAGCCCGTCGAACAGGCCAAGCCGACGGAGAAGCCCGCCCCCACCGGTGCCACGGCTCCGCCGCCGGAAAAGCCTGCGTCCATGCCCAAGGGGAAGATGTCAGCGGCTGAAGCCCTCGCCCTGATGGGCGGCGGCACGGCGGCTGAAACGGAGTCGGCCTCCGCACCTACACCTGCACCCGCACCTGCACCTGCACCTGCACCTGCACCTGCGGAGGCTCCTTCGCTACCGCCCGCAGCCGCACCACCGGTTTCGTCAGAGACGTGGGCTGTGCTCCGGGAGAAGCTCGGCGACCGGCGCAGCATGCCCGCTTCCGAAGCGCTCAGCCTGCTCGGTCGCGCCCCTGCTGCGGCACCGGCCACACCTTCGGAGGCTGCGGGCGACGTGAAGCCGGAAACCCCGGAACCGAAAACCCCGACACCGCCTGCCACCGAGCCGGTACCGGCTGCGGACAGCGCCGCTTGGCGCAAAGTACAGGAGAGGCTCGGCGACCGGCGCAGTATGCCCGCTTCCGAAGCGCTCGCCGTCCTACGCGGAGAGTGA
- a CDS encoding ABC transporter ATP-binding protein, whose translation MAATERPQRGHGVMGGAPAQKSLDFRRSGIRLLGLLQPMRAQVLLAVGLTVAGVALSVLGPKVLGRATDLIFAGVVGRQMPSGVTKEQVVARLRADGQGTFADMVTAMDLVPGQGIDFGAVGGVLSVVLALYAVSALLMWVSGLLVNQVSMVTMRRLRGDVEDKLHALPLSYFDAQPRGELLSRVTNDIDNLGTSLQQSFGQLLNSLVTVLGIVVMMLYVSPLLTLIAVVSIPISVLVTMVIGKRSQKQFIAQWAETGHLNGTIEEAFTGHELVTVFGRRREVVARMQETNDRLHDAAFGAQFISGLMMPVMFLVGNLSFVLVAVVGGLRVAGGQLSLGDVQAFIQYSRQFTQPLTQVASMANLLQSGVASAERVFELLDAPEQVPEVSSAVQGSATRGRIVFEEVSFSYRAGTPLIHDLSLTVDPGQTVAIVGPTGAGKTTLVNLIMRFYELDSGRITLDGTDIAAMPRRELRERIGMVLQDTWLFQGTIRENIAYGRPGATDEQIYAAAEATYVDRFVAHLPEGYDTVLDDEGANISAGEKQLITIARAFLSGPSLLILDEATSSVDTRTELLLQQAMTALRAERTSFVIAHRLSTIRDADLILVMEDGAIVEQGDHQSLLAAEGAYTRLYRSQFAAAITEEGTPQAGTAPPA comes from the coding sequence ATGGCCGCCACGGAGCGGCCGCAGCGAGGACATGGAGTGATGGGCGGGGCCCCCGCGCAGAAGTCCTTGGATTTCCGTCGTTCAGGAATACGGCTGCTCGGCCTGCTGCAGCCGATGCGCGCGCAGGTGTTGCTCGCGGTCGGGTTGACCGTCGCGGGGGTGGCCTTGTCGGTGCTGGGTCCGAAGGTGTTGGGCCGGGCCACCGATCTGATCTTCGCCGGTGTCGTCGGGCGTCAGATGCCGTCGGGGGTGACCAAGGAGCAGGTGGTGGCCCGGTTGCGGGCCGACGGCCAGGGCACGTTCGCCGACATGGTGACGGCGATGGACCTCGTGCCCGGTCAGGGGATCGACTTCGGCGCGGTCGGCGGTGTCCTGTCGGTGGTCCTGGCGTTGTACGCCGTGTCGGCGCTGCTGATGTGGGTGTCCGGGCTGCTCGTCAACCAGGTCTCCATGGTGACGATGCGCCGGCTGCGCGGTGATGTCGAGGACAAGTTGCACGCGCTGCCGTTGAGCTATTTCGATGCCCAGCCTCGTGGGGAGCTGCTGTCCCGGGTTACGAATGACATCGACAATCTGGGGACGAGCCTGCAACAGTCCTTCGGGCAGCTGTTGAATTCGCTGGTCACCGTGCTGGGCATCGTGGTGATGATGCTCTATGTCTCTCCGCTGTTGACCTTGATCGCGGTGGTGTCGATTCCGATCTCGGTGCTGGTCACAATGGTGATCGGGAAACGCAGTCAGAAGCAGTTCATCGCGCAGTGGGCCGAGACGGGGCATCTGAACGGGACGATCGAGGAAGCCTTCACCGGACATGAGTTGGTGACCGTTTTCGGGCGTCGCCGCGAGGTGGTGGCCCGGATGCAGGAGACCAACGACCGTTTGCACGATGCCGCATTCGGGGCCCAGTTCATCAGTGGTCTGATGATGCCGGTGATGTTTCTGGTGGGGAACCTGTCCTTCGTGTTGGTCGCGGTGGTCGGCGGGTTGCGGGTTGCCGGTGGGCAGTTGAGTCTGGGCGATGTCCAGGCCTTCATCCAGTACAGCCGCCAGTTCACCCAACCGCTCACTCAGGTGGCTTCGATGGCCAATCTGTTGCAGAGCGGTGTCGCTTCGGCTGAGCGGGTCTTCGAGCTGCTCGACGCTCCGGAGCAGGTCCCGGAGGTGTCGTCGGCGGTACAGGGAAGTGCGACGCGGGGCCGGATCGTCTTCGAGGAGGTCTCGTTCTCCTACCGGGCCGGTACTCCGCTGATCCATGACCTGTCCTTGACGGTGGATCCCGGTCAGACCGTCGCCATCGTCGGGCCGACCGGTGCCGGGAAGACGACCCTGGTCAACCTGATCATGCGTTTCTACGAGTTGGACAGCGGTCGGATCACCTTGGACGGTACGGATATCGCGGCGATGCCACGACGGGAGCTGCGGGAACGTATCGGCATGGTGTTGCAGGACACCTGGCTGTTCCAGGGCACGATCCGGGAGAACATCGCCTACGGGCGCCCTGGGGCGACCGACGAGCAGATCTACGCCGCAGCGGAAGCCACCTACGTGGATCGTTTCGTGGCGCATCTGCCCGAGGGCTATGACACGGTCCTCGACGACGAAGGGGCGAATATCAGCGCGGGCGAGAAACAGCTCATCACCATCGCCCGGGCTTTTCTCTCGGGGCCGAGCTTGCTGATTCTCGACGAGGCGACCAGTTCGGTCGATACCCGTACGGAGCTGCTTTTACAGCAGGCCATGACGGCCTTACGGGCAGAGAGGACCAGTTTTGTTATCGCGCACCGTCTTTCGACCATTCGGGATGCTGATCTGATTCTGGTCATGGAGGACGGCGCGATCGTGGAGCAGGGAGACCACCAGTCTTTGCTCGCTGCCGAAGGCGCCTATACGCGGCTGTACCGCAGCCAGTTCGCGGCAGCGATCACCGAAGAGGGGACACCGCAGGCCGGAACAGCTCCGCCGGCGTAG
- a CDS encoding ABC transporter ATP-binding protein: MLTSVLTKSLRPYRGYLAAVVVLQLVGTIASLFLPSLNADIIDHGVAKGDTGHIWRVAVVMLGACLVQVACQIGAVWNGAHAAMGMGRDLRALIFSRVMSFSSQEVERFGAHSLITRTTNDVQQLQQLVVMGCVILVGAPIMMVGGIVMALQEDAGLSWLVAVAVPALTLAILLVVRRMIPLFRSMQNHVDTVNRVLREQITGVRVVRAFVREDHERERFAQANDELTAAGSGVGRLMALLFPIVLVIVNLSTTAVIWFGGHRVDTGDMQVGSLFAYMAYLVQILMSVMMATMVATMVPRASVSADRISEVLDTSTSVVAPAQPIRPAECAGLVELDDVEFTYPGADAPVLRRITFTARPGTTTAVVGSTGAGKTTLINLLPRLFDVTGGQVRVDGVDVRALDPDDLWGRVAVVPQRPYLFSGTVADNLRYGNPDATDDELWEALRIAQAEDFVRRLDGELDAAVAQGGTNVSGGQRQRLCIARALVARPRIYLFDDSFSALDLTTDAKLRAALTPTTRRSTVIIVAQRVSTIIGADQIVVLDAGQIVGLGRHHDLLDSCPTYAEIVRSQLSAEDAA, from the coding sequence GTGCTCACCAGTGTGCTCACGAAATCTCTGCGCCCTTACCGCGGATACCTGGCCGCCGTGGTCGTGCTGCAACTCGTCGGCACCATCGCCTCGCTCTTCCTGCCCAGCCTCAACGCCGACATCATCGACCACGGCGTGGCCAAAGGCGACACCGGCCACATCTGGCGAGTCGCCGTCGTCATGCTCGGCGCGTGCCTCGTCCAGGTGGCCTGCCAGATCGGCGCGGTCTGGAATGGTGCGCACGCCGCGATGGGAATGGGACGTGACCTGCGTGCCCTCATCTTCTCCCGGGTGATGTCCTTCAGCTCTCAGGAGGTCGAACGGTTCGGCGCGCACTCGCTGATCACCCGAACCACCAATGACGTCCAACAGCTGCAACAGCTGGTCGTGATGGGATGCGTCATCCTCGTCGGCGCGCCGATCATGATGGTCGGCGGCATCGTCATGGCCCTGCAGGAGGACGCCGGCCTGTCCTGGCTGGTCGCCGTCGCTGTGCCGGCACTCACCCTGGCGATCCTGCTCGTGGTGCGGCGGATGATCCCCCTGTTCCGTTCCATGCAGAACCACGTCGACACTGTGAACCGTGTTCTGCGTGAACAGATCACCGGGGTCAGAGTCGTTCGGGCCTTCGTCCGGGAGGACCACGAACGGGAACGCTTCGCCCAGGCCAACGACGAGCTCACCGCTGCGGGCTCAGGCGTGGGACGACTGATGGCCCTGCTCTTCCCCATCGTCCTCGTGATCGTCAACCTGTCGACGACTGCGGTGATCTGGTTCGGCGGGCACCGGGTCGACACCGGTGACATGCAGGTCGGATCCTTGTTCGCCTACATGGCCTACCTCGTCCAGATCCTCATGTCGGTGATGATGGCGACGATGGTCGCCACGATGGTTCCTCGGGCATCGGTCTCCGCCGACCGGATCAGCGAGGTACTCGACACGTCCACGAGCGTCGTCGCACCCGCACAACCGATCAGGCCCGCCGAATGTGCAGGACTCGTCGAACTGGACGATGTCGAGTTCACCTACCCCGGGGCAGACGCCCCGGTGCTGCGCCGCATCACGTTCACCGCTCGCCCGGGCACTACCACGGCCGTGGTCGGTTCCACCGGCGCCGGGAAGACCACGCTGATCAACCTGCTTCCCAGGCTGTTCGACGTCACCGGTGGACAGGTGCGGGTCGACGGCGTCGACGTGCGGGCACTCGACCCCGACGACCTGTGGGGCCGGGTCGCGGTCGTTCCACAGCGGCCGTATCTCTTTTCCGGGACAGTGGCTGACAACCTGCGCTACGGCAACCCCGACGCCACGGACGACGAACTGTGGGAAGCACTCCGGATCGCCCAGGCCGAGGATTTCGTCAGACGGCTGGACGGCGAGCTCGACGCCGCCGTAGCCCAAGGAGGCACCAATGTCTCCGGCGGCCAGCGGCAGCGGCTGTGCATCGCGCGCGCACTCGTCGCCCGACCACGGATCTACCTTTTCGACGACAGCTTCTCCGCCCTGGACCTGACCACGGACGCCAAGCTTCGAGCAGCGCTGACCCCGACGACCCGCCGATCCACGGTGATCATCGTCGCGCAACGGGTCTCGACCATCATCGGCGCCGACCAGATCGTGGTGCTCGACGCCGGACAGATCGTCGGACTGGGACGACACCACGACCTACTCGACTCCTGCCCGACCTATGCGGAGATCGTCCGCTCCCAGCTGAGCGCGGAGGATGCGGCGTGA
- a CDS encoding nuclear transport factor 2 family protein gives MAARICGSVPHGHAAAKHLDSSDEPTEQIAVIRSAWTSEEFQTMDQDKQPKQQSVDIDSDPSEEHVEDQADYAVDRSGVAEAVLEVLPTQDEASRVAAESSDEPAAPSMVVSPHALAAHGYPAPTEEEIAALFDRWNASLQGGDIVEVLALYTADAAVLAPSSTEICRDTPSKQAFFDEFLTDRPWSSVIDRQIYRGYGSAVDTGTCTFHFATTGHRVTARYTMSYVWNGRSWLITSHHLSAAYEEKADKVEKTEKSEQAADEQ, from the coding sequence GTGGCCGCCCGCATCTGCGGGTCTGTTCCGCACGGGCATGCTGCGGCGAAGCATCTCGACAGCTCCGACGAACCCACCGAGCAGATCGCCGTCATACGAAGCGCCTGGACGAGTGAGGAGTTCCAGACCATGGACCAGGACAAACAGCCGAAGCAACAGAGCGTGGACATCGACAGCGATCCCAGCGAAGAACACGTTGAGGACCAAGCCGACTACGCAGTCGACCGCTCTGGTGTCGCCGAAGCCGTACTCGAAGTGCTCCCCACCCAGGACGAAGCTTCCCGGGTCGCCGCCGAGAGCAGTGACGAGCCGGCCGCTCCGAGCATGGTCGTTTCTCCCCACGCGCTCGCCGCACACGGATATCCGGCCCCCACCGAAGAAGAAATCGCTGCGCTCTTCGACCGGTGGAATGCTTCGCTGCAGGGAGGCGACATCGTCGAGGTCCTCGCCCTGTACACCGCCGATGCCGCTGTGCTCGCCCCGTCATCCACCGAGATCTGCCGGGACACCCCTTCCAAACAGGCCTTCTTCGACGAATTTCTCACCGACCGGCCCTGGTCCTCGGTCATCGACCGGCAGATCTACCGCGGTTACGGCAGTGCTGTCGACACCGGCACCTGCACCTTCCACTTCGCCACGACCGGCCATCGGGTCACTGCCCGGTACACGATGAGCTACGTGTGGAACGGCCGGAGCTGGCTGATCACCTCGCACCATTTGTCGGCGGCCTACGAGGAGAAGGCCGACAAGGTCGAGAAAACCGAGAAGTCCGAGCAGGCCGCCGACGAACAGTGA